A genome region from Chlorobaculum tepidum TLS includes the following:
- a CDS encoding HD domain-containing protein, producing the protein MMMQAKPAEVSMVDALVDPWLGAIGRDFEGYRNHCRRVFIFACTLAGAEGESREKIAIAAAFHDLGIWTDNTFDYLEPSKRLASAYLASTSKAEWTDEIKAMIEQHHKVTPWSCKPGWLVEPFRKADWIDVTLGARNFELNRSYIREIQRRYPNAGFHATLARLSFERMKTHPKDPLPMMRW; encoded by the coding sequence ATGATGATGCAAGCCAAACCTGCAGAGGTGTCAATGGTCGATGCGCTGGTCGATCCCTGGCTGGGAGCGATCGGGCGTGATTTTGAAGGCTACCGCAACCATTGCCGCCGGGTGTTCATCTTTGCCTGCACGCTTGCCGGAGCGGAAGGGGAGAGCCGCGAGAAAATCGCTATCGCCGCTGCGTTTCACGACCTCGGCATCTGGACGGACAATACCTTCGACTATCTTGAACCCTCCAAGCGGCTCGCCAGTGCTTATCTCGCTTCGACGAGCAAGGCCGAGTGGACGGATGAGATCAAAGCGATGATCGAACAGCACCACAAGGTCACCCCGTGGAGTTGCAAGCCCGGCTGGCTTGTCGAGCCGTTCCGCAAAGCCGACTGGATCGACGTCACCCTCGGCGCCCGCAACTTCGAGCTCAACCGTAGCTACATCCGCGAAATCCAACGTCGCTATCCCAATGCCGGATTCCATGCTACGCTCGCCCGCCTGAGCTTTGAGCGGATGAAAACGCATCCGAAAGATCCGCTGCCGATGATGCGGTGGTAG
- a CDS encoding SF1B family DNA helicase RecD2, giving the protein MQKPADSHEERLSGSVERVTFHSEESGFTVLRLRVAGQREPVAVVGLATSPAVGEFMECVGTWQNDRTHGLQFKASKITPAQPTTLEGKERYLASGQVKGLGNFYAKKLIERFGDAVFEVIENDPERLLEIPGIGRKRLDMVVKSWAEQKAIRDIMLFLQSHGIGTARAWKIYRRYREQAIATITENPYRLSLDIEGIGFQTADAIATSLGVAKNSLMRAEAGISHVLGELSQNGHCAVPEETLIDEASRLLQIDHPLVVEAVKNEKLTRRIVGETIDGVPCIFLESLHRAETGVASGLHRLMRGPLPWNALDPHDALPWIEETTALELSPSQRSAVTLVLASKVSIITGGPGVGKTTILKAILSVLQREKVSVALCAPTGRAAKRLTESTGIEAKTIHRLLEFDPQAFDFKRGRGNPLDASFVVVDETSMVDVVLMQKLVAAIPDHAAVVFVGDVDQLPSVGPGAVLADMISSEAIPTVRLTEIFRQAAESMIVVNAHRINQGDMPLTAEGEELSDFYVVKAASAEEIHDKVIQLVTERIPKRFGLDAVKDVQVLTPMNKGGVGVHALNAELQAKLNPASEPKVTRFGTTFAPGDKVIQTVNNYDKEVFNGDIGLIEAIDPEAEIATAFFFDHHRAEYDFNDLDELSLAYATSIHKSQGSEYPAVVIPLAMQHFTLLERNLIYTAVTRGRKLVVIVAEPKALTLAIKNCKSKRRLTGLVQRLRESGKQSWQNL; this is encoded by the coding sequence ATGCAAAAACCCGCCGACTCACACGAAGAGCGCCTCTCCGGTTCAGTCGAGCGGGTGACTTTTCACAGCGAGGAGTCGGGCTTCACGGTGCTGCGCCTCCGGGTCGCCGGGCAGCGTGAGCCGGTTGCTGTGGTAGGCCTCGCAACATCACCGGCGGTTGGAGAATTCATGGAGTGCGTCGGCACGTGGCAGAACGACCGCACGCATGGATTGCAGTTCAAGGCCTCGAAAATCACCCCCGCACAACCCACTACACTCGAAGGCAAGGAACGCTACCTCGCCTCCGGACAGGTGAAGGGACTCGGCAATTTCTACGCTAAAAAGCTGATCGAGCGTTTTGGTGACGCCGTGTTCGAAGTGATCGAGAACGATCCGGAGCGGCTGCTTGAAATCCCCGGCATCGGGCGCAAGCGGCTCGACATGGTCGTCAAATCGTGGGCCGAGCAGAAAGCGATCCGCGACATCATGCTCTTCCTGCAATCGCACGGCATCGGTACAGCGCGGGCCTGGAAGATTTACCGCCGCTACCGCGAACAGGCCATCGCAACGATCACCGAAAACCCGTACCGCCTCTCGCTCGACATCGAAGGCATTGGCTTCCAGACCGCCGACGCCATCGCCACGAGCCTCGGCGTCGCGAAAAATTCACTGATGCGGGCCGAAGCGGGCATCAGCCACGTGCTCGGCGAGCTGTCGCAGAACGGCCACTGTGCGGTGCCGGAAGAGACGCTGATTGACGAGGCGTCGCGCCTGCTCCAGATCGACCATCCGCTCGTGGTCGAAGCGGTGAAAAATGAAAAGCTGACGCGCCGCATCGTGGGCGAAACGATCGACGGCGTGCCGTGCATCTTCCTCGAATCGCTGCATCGCGCCGAAACGGGCGTCGCCTCCGGCCTGCATCGCCTGATGCGCGGCCCGCTGCCGTGGAATGCACTTGATCCGCACGACGCGCTGCCGTGGATCGAGGAGACGACAGCTCTCGAACTCTCGCCATCGCAGCGCAGCGCAGTGACGCTCGTGCTGGCGAGCAAGGTCTCGATCATCACCGGCGGGCCGGGCGTCGGCAAAACGACGATCCTCAAAGCAATCCTCTCGGTGCTCCAGCGCGAAAAGGTCTCCGTGGCGCTCTGTGCTCCCACCGGACGCGCGGCCAAACGGCTCACCGAATCGACCGGCATCGAGGCCAAGACGATCCACCGCCTGCTCGAATTCGACCCGCAGGCGTTTGACTTCAAGCGCGGACGCGGCAACCCGCTCGACGCCTCGTTCGTGGTGGTTGACGAAACCTCGATGGTCGATGTGGTGCTGATGCAGAAGCTCGTGGCGGCCATCCCTGACCACGCGGCGGTGGTCTTCGTCGGCGACGTCGATCAGCTCCCATCGGTCGGTCCCGGCGCGGTGCTCGCCGATATGATCTCGTCGGAGGCGATCCCGACCGTGCGGCTCACCGAAATCTTCCGGCAGGCCGCCGAGTCGATGATCGTCGTCAACGCCCACCGCATCAACCAGGGCGACATGCCGCTCACCGCCGAGGGCGAGGAGCTGTCGGATTTCTACGTGGTGAAGGCGGCCTCGGCCGAGGAGATTCACGACAAGGTGATACAGCTCGTCACGGAGCGCATCCCGAAGCGCTTCGGCCTCGATGCGGTCAAAGACGTGCAGGTGCTCACGCCGATGAACAAGGGGGGCGTCGGCGTGCACGCGCTGAACGCCGAGCTTCAGGCGAAGCTCAACCCAGCTTCCGAGCCGAAGGTCACGCGCTTCGGCACCACCTTCGCGCCAGGCGACAAGGTGATCCAGACAGTCAACAACTACGACAAGGAGGTCTTCAACGGCGACATTGGCCTCATCGAAGCGATCGACCCGGAGGCGGAAATCGCGACAGCCTTCTTCTTCGACCACCACCGCGCCGAGTACGATTTCAACGATCTCGACGAACTCTCGCTCGCCTACGCCACAAGCATCCACAAAAGCCAGGGTTCCGAGTACCCGGCTGTCGTCATTCCGCTCGCCATGCAGCACTTCACGCTGCTCGAACGCAACCTCATCTACACGGCGGTCACGCGCGGACGCAAGCTCGTGGTGATCGTTGCCGAGCCGAAAGCGCTCACACTCGCCATCAAAAACTGCAAGTCAAAGCGCCGCCTGACCGGGCTCGTGCAGCGGCTCAGAGAGTCCGGGAAACAAAGCTGGCAAAATTTGTAA
- a CDS encoding glutamine amidotransferase, which translates to MKNLYIIKAGSAFATEAQRLGGFRGVGGARRCLLRSCVPGCDRLARDGDRQFAVERRHRVVDSGADRHPHGREAGTVSIELTPDGERDALFDGIPARFVANATYAQSVLWLPLGAVHLAFNGFEPNHAFRVGESAWGVQFHPEYTRQIMAVYLRDEIADLEAAAEDAGALRDAVTEAPFAGRVLTNFASFVSRTL; encoded by the coding sequence ATGAAAAATCTGTACATCATCAAGGCAGGGAGCGCCTTCGCCACCGAGGCGCAGCGGCTGGGGGGATTTCGAGGAGTGGGTGGGGCGAGGCGTTGCCTGCTCCGGAGCTGTGTGCCGGGGTGTGACCGGCTCGCACGCGATGGTGATCGACAATTTGCTGTGGAGCGTCGCCATCGGGTGGTGGATTCGGGAGCTGATCGCCATCCGCACGGGCGGGAGGCGGGCACGGTCTCCATCGAGCTGACGCCTGACGGCGAGCGCGACGCGCTTTTCGACGGCATCCCCGCGCGGTTCGTCGCCAACGCCACGTACGCGCAGAGCGTGCTGTGGCTGCCGCTGGGCGCTGTTCATCTCGCCTTCAACGGCTTCGAGCCGAACCACGCTTTCCGTGTGGGCGAATCGGCGTGGGGCGTACAGTTCCATCCCGAGTACACGAGGCAGATCATGGCAGTTTACCTGCGCGATGAGATCGCTGACCTCGAAGCGGCTGCCGAAGATGCCGGAGCGTTACGCGACGCTGTAACTGAAGCGCCGTTTGCCGGTCGGGTGCTTACAAATTTTGCCAGCTTTGTTTCCCGGACTCTCTGA
- a CDS encoding shikimate kinase: MKHHSLIFLTGFSGSGKSTIGPLLANSLGFEFIDLDREIELTAGKSINRIFAEDGEAAFRSLELRTLEKIGQQERMVVSLGGGVLENDRCFELIRSHGTLIYLKSSPEILTLRLQHKTDRPLLKGPDGRKLTREEIQQRIAELLKKREPRYLKADLVLFTDSKKIGASVEELTRKIERHIRRASKNNTNEK; the protein is encoded by the coding sequence ATGAAACACCACTCACTCATATTTCTGACCGGCTTCAGCGGTTCAGGCAAATCGACCATCGGCCCGCTCCTGGCCAACTCGCTCGGCTTCGAGTTCATTGACCTCGACCGCGAAATCGAGCTTACCGCCGGGAAGAGCATCAACCGGATTTTCGCCGAAGATGGCGAGGCCGCCTTCCGCTCGCTCGAACTCCGGACGCTCGAAAAGATCGGCCAACAGGAGCGGATGGTGGTCTCGCTTGGCGGCGGCGTGCTCGAAAACGACCGATGCTTCGAGCTGATCCGCTCGCACGGCACCCTGATCTACCTCAAGTCCAGCCCTGAAATTCTCACGCTCCGGCTCCAGCACAAGACCGACCGCCCCCTGCTCAAAGGCCCGGACGGGCGGAAGCTGACGCGAGAAGAGATCCAGCAGCGCATCGCGGAGCTTCTGAAAAAACGGGAACCCCGCTACCTGAAAGCCGATCTGGTGCTCTTCACCGACTCGAAAAAGATCGGCGCAAGTGTCGAGGAGTTGACACGCAAAATCGAGCGGCACATCCGCCGCGCGTCGAAAAACAACACTAACGAGAAGTAA
- the aroB gene encoding 3-dehydroquinate synthase, producing MQTPSSHIIVRTPVIDSVGELYATRGLGKKTVLLFDENTRRLFGDAIIESMQRQGFRTIELVVPARETSKSVSTAWKLYGQMIEADVDRSWNLLCAGGGVVGDLGGYIAASYYRGIPVVQLPTTLLAMTDSSIGGKVAINHPLGKNLIGFFHMPELVLIDPAYLRTLPSREIYGGMSEVVKYGFIADREFFDLLTKHWDEVVRLEEPWLSKAVSRSAFIKANVVEKDFRETSGLRATLNFGHTFAHGLEKMAGYRNLRHGEAVTIGMVCALFLSHRPGFLAEADLREGLALLARFRFPRGLVNKRFLSLDRDELVESMLSDKKKIDKQLRFVLLDRIGHAFLHDKDITKTDVLQAIDDAMGWFSSAGF from the coding sequence ATGCAGACTCCGTCCAGCCATATCATCGTCAGAACGCCGGTCATCGACTCCGTCGGTGAACTCTACGCCACAAGGGGACTCGGCAAGAAAACCGTGCTGCTTTTCGACGAGAACACCCGCAGGCTTTTCGGCGACGCGATCATCGAATCGATGCAGCGCCAAGGCTTCCGCACCATCGAGCTGGTCGTGCCCGCACGCGAGACCTCGAAAAGCGTTTCGACGGCATGGAAACTCTATGGACAGATGATCGAGGCGGACGTTGACCGGAGCTGGAACCTGCTCTGCGCAGGCGGCGGAGTGGTAGGCGACCTCGGCGGCTACATCGCGGCAAGCTACTACCGCGGCATTCCGGTGGTGCAGCTCCCAACGACGCTGCTCGCCATGACCGACAGCTCCATTGGCGGCAAGGTGGCCATCAACCACCCGCTCGGCAAAAATCTCATCGGCTTCTTCCATATGCCGGAGCTGGTGCTGATCGACCCCGCCTACCTCAGGACACTCCCCTCTCGTGAAATTTACGGAGGCATGTCGGAAGTGGTGAAGTACGGATTCATCGCTGACCGGGAGTTTTTCGACCTGCTTACCAAACATTGGGACGAGGTGGTACGCCTCGAAGAACCTTGGCTCTCCAAAGCGGTCAGCCGCAGCGCTTTCATCAAGGCCAACGTGGTGGAAAAGGATTTCCGCGAAACCTCTGGACTGCGAGCGACGCTGAACTTCGGCCACACCTTCGCGCACGGCCTCGAAAAGATGGCCGGGTACCGCAACCTGCGCCACGGCGAGGCAGTCACCATCGGCATGGTCTGCGCGCTCTTCCTTTCGCACCGGCCGGGATTCCTCGCCGAAGCTGATCTGCGCGAAGGACTCGCGCTGCTCGCCCGCTTCCGCTTCCCGCGCGGCCTGGTCAACAAGCGCTTCCTTTCACTCGACCGCGACGAGCTGGTGGAGAGTATGCTCTCCGACAAAAAGAAGATCGACAAGCAGCTCCGCTTCGTCCTGCTCGACCGCATCGGGCACGCTTTCCTGCACGACAAGGACATCACAAAAACCGATGTGCTGCAGGCAATTGACGATGCAATGGGGTGGTTCTCTTCAGCAGGGTTTTAA
- a CDS encoding pantothenate kinase — translation MQSSRGARAADVPVRLVVDIGNTSTTLAIFTGDEEPSVESVPSALFADSSTMREVFGNMARKHGEPQAIAICSVVPSATAVGSALLESLFSVPVLTICCKLRFPFRLDYATPHTFGADRLALCAWSRHLFSEKPVIAVDIGTAITFDVLDTVGNYRGGLIMPGIDMMAGALHSRTAQLPQVRIDRPESLLGRSTTECIKSGVFWGVVKQIGGLVDAIRGDLVRDFGESTVEVIVTGGNSRIIVPEIGPVSVIDELAVLRGSDLLLRMNMP, via the coding sequence ATGCAGAGTTCCCGGGGCGCACGAGCTGCCGACGTGCCTGTGCGGCTGGTCGTTGACATCGGCAATACCAGCACGACGTTGGCGATTTTCACCGGTGATGAAGAGCCGTCGGTCGAGTCGGTACCGAGTGCGTTGTTTGCCGATTCCAGCACAATGCGCGAAGTGTTTGGCAACATGGCCCGGAAGCACGGCGAGCCACAGGCCATCGCCATTTGCAGCGTGGTGCCTTCCGCTACCGCCGTCGGTTCGGCGCTTCTCGAATCACTTTTCTCCGTACCGGTGCTGACCATCTGCTGTAAGCTCCGTTTTCCTTTTCGTCTCGACTACGCAACCCCGCACACCTTCGGCGCGGATCGCCTTGCCCTGTGCGCATGGAGCCGACATCTCTTTTCTGAAAAACCGGTTATCGCCGTCGATATCGGCACGGCCATCACCTTCGACGTGCTCGACACGGTGGGGAATTATCGCGGTGGTCTCATCATGCCGGGTATCGACATGATGGCCGGAGCGCTTCATTCGAGAACCGCCCAGCTTCCCCAGGTGCGCATCGACAGGCCGGAGAGCCTTCTCGGGCGCTCGACGACCGAATGCATCAAAAGCGGAGTTTTCTGGGGAGTGGTCAAACAGATCGGCGGCCTCGTGGACGCCATTCGCGGCGACCTTGTACGCGACTTTGGCGAGTCAACGGTCGAAGTGATTGTCACCGGCGGCAATAGCAGGATTATCGTTCCGGAGATCGGCCCTGTCAGTGTTATCGACGAACTCGCTGTCCTGCGCGGCAGCGATCTTTTGCTGCGGATGAATATGCCGTGA
- a CDS encoding secondary thiamine-phosphate synthase enzyme YjbQ, giving the protein MKSYHKELWMEVPSRMDFVNITRDVSRALDESGIREGLCLVNAMHITASVFINDDEPGLHADYKQWLEELAPHNPSHYQHNRTGEDNGDAHHKRQIMGREVVVAVTKGELHLGPWEQIFYGEFDGRRRKRVLIKIIGA; this is encoded by the coding sequence ATGAAATCGTACCACAAAGAGCTCTGGATGGAGGTGCCATCGCGAATGGATTTCGTCAACATCACCCGCGACGTTTCGCGTGCGCTCGATGAAAGCGGCATCCGGGAGGGGCTGTGCCTGGTCAACGCGATGCACATCACCGCCTCGGTCTTCATCAACGACGACGAACCGGGCCTGCACGCCGACTACAAGCAGTGGCTCGAAGAGCTTGCCCCGCACAACCCGTCGCATTACCAGCACAACCGCACCGGCGAGGACAATGGCGACGCGCACCACAAACGCCAGATCATGGGTCGCGAAGTGGTGGTGGCCGTCACCAAAGGCGAACTTCACCTCGGCCCCTGGGAACAAATCTTCTACGGAGAGTTCGATGGACGCCGCCGCAAACGAGTGCTCATCAAAATCATCGGAGCGTAG
- a CDS encoding glutamine synthetase III produces the protein MSNESKKPVASYYGALTFGTEAMRAKLPKEVFKALQDTIKAGKKLPADIAGVVAHGMKEWAMEHGATHYTHWFQPMTGTTAEKHDAFLTTQMDGTVIERFSGEQLIQGEPDASSFPSGGMRSTFEARGYTAWDPSSPAFLMKGGKGMTLCIPTVFISYHGEALDEKTPLLRSMDAVSKAAIRLLDTIGITGVTKVNTYAGPEQEYFLIDKKFYAQRPDLIMTGRTLLGALPPKGQQLEDHYFGSIPDRVLEFMQEVEEELFLLGIPAKTRHNEVAPHQFEIAPIFEQVNLASDHNLLVMEVMRKVADKKGFALLLFEKPFAGINGSGKHNNWSIGIDGGMNLLDPGDTPESNISFLVFLVAVLKGVLKRSAILRASVASIGNDHRLGANEAPPAVITVFLGDLLEKVLDAIESGKVDLKTEKQILDLGLSHVPVLNKDYTDRNRTSPFAFTGNKFEFRAVGSSQPISVPNMVLNTIMAEALDDLNAEILAKIEGGMAKEDAILAAVRDGIIATKAVRYPGDNYSEDLQRAAAERGLPNMKNTPESVRAWTDKDTVSMFVKYGVLTAEEIESRYNVRIERYVKGIDIEARTLLLMIKTMVIPDASEYQGDLASSFNNLAAAAESIGLSDAALQSQAGLLKTLAEDLSKLIDLTAILEETIEEMEEQESELDKADFCSARLLPCMNAIREVADKIEVQVDRSRWQLPTYSEMLFEH, from the coding sequence TTGAGTAACGAGAGCAAAAAACCGGTGGCGTCCTACTATGGCGCATTGACCTTTGGTACTGAAGCCATGAGAGCAAAGCTTCCCAAAGAGGTGTTCAAGGCGCTGCAGGACACGATCAAAGCTGGCAAGAAACTTCCCGCTGACATCGCTGGCGTTGTAGCCCACGGGATGAAAGAGTGGGCTATGGAGCATGGCGCTACCCACTATACCCACTGGTTCCAGCCGATGACCGGCACGACCGCAGAAAAACACGATGCCTTCCTGACCACCCAGATGGATGGCACCGTGATCGAGCGTTTTTCGGGCGAGCAGCTCATCCAGGGTGAGCCTGACGCTTCGAGCTTCCCGTCGGGCGGCATGCGTTCGACCTTCGAGGCCCGCGGCTACACCGCATGGGACCCCTCCAGCCCGGCATTCCTGATGAAGGGCGGCAAGGGCATGACCCTCTGCATTCCGACGGTCTTTATCTCTTATCACGGTGAGGCTCTTGACGAGAAGACTCCGCTGCTGCGCTCCATGGATGCTGTCAGCAAGGCCGCCATCCGCCTGCTCGATACCATCGGTATCACTGGCGTGACCAAGGTCAACACCTATGCCGGTCCCGAGCAGGAGTACTTCCTGATCGACAAAAAGTTCTATGCCCAGCGTCCTGACCTCATAATGACTGGCCGCACCCTGCTTGGTGCACTGCCGCCGAAGGGTCAGCAGCTTGAGGATCACTACTTCGGTTCGATTCCTGATCGCGTGCTCGAGTTCATGCAAGAGGTCGAAGAGGAACTCTTCTTGCTCGGCATTCCGGCCAAGACTCGTCACAACGAGGTTGCTCCGCACCAGTTCGAAATCGCTCCGATCTTCGAACAAGTCAACCTTGCTTCCGATCACAACCTGCTCGTCATGGAGGTGATGCGCAAGGTGGCCGACAAGAAAGGCTTTGCCCTTCTTCTCTTTGAAAAGCCCTTCGCAGGCATCAACGGCTCTGGCAAACACAACAACTGGTCGATCGGCATCGATGGCGGCATGAACCTTCTCGATCCCGGTGATACTCCTGAGTCCAACATCAGCTTCCTCGTTTTCCTCGTCGCCGTGCTCAAGGGTGTGCTGAAACGCTCCGCGATTCTCCGCGCGTCGGTCGCCAGCATCGGCAACGATCACCGTCTTGGCGCCAACGAGGCTCCACCGGCTGTTATCACCGTCTTCCTTGGCGACCTGCTTGAGAAGGTGCTTGACGCCATCGAGAGCGGCAAGGTCGATCTAAAAACCGAGAAGCAGATTCTTGACCTCGGCCTCAGCCACGTGCCGGTGCTCAACAAGGACTACACCGACCGTAACCGCACCTCGCCGTTCGCCTTCACCGGCAACAAGTTCGAGTTCCGCGCCGTTGGCTCCAGCCAGCCGATTTCGGTTCCGAACATGGTGCTCAATACCATTATGGCCGAAGCCCTCGATGACCTGAACGCTGAAATTCTCGCCAAGATCGAGGGCGGCATGGCTAAAGAGGATGCGATTCTCGCCGCCGTGCGCGATGGCATCATCGCCACCAAGGCTGTGCGTTACCCTGGCGACAACTACAGCGAAGATCTCCAGAGGGCTGCTGCCGAGCGTGGTCTGCCGAACATGAAGAACACCCCGGAATCGGTTCGCGCCTGGACCGACAAGGACACCGTCAGTATGTTCGTCAAGTACGGCGTTCTGACTGCCGAGGAGATCGAGTCCCGCTACAACGTCCGTATTGAGCGCTACGTCAAAGGCATCGATATCGAGGCTCGCACGCTTCTGCTCATGATCAAGACCATGGTTATTCCGGACGCATCGGAGTACCAGGGCGATCTGGCCAGCTCCTTCAACAACCTGGCTGCAGCCGCTGAATCCATCGGCCTGTCCGATGCAGCGCTCCAGAGCCAGGCTGGTCTTCTCAAGACGCTGGCCGAAGATCTGTCGAAGCTGATTGATCTGACCGCCATTCTCGAAGAGACCATCGAGGAGATGGAAGAGCAGGAGAGCGAGCTCGACAAGGCCGATTTCTGCTCTGCAAGGCTTCTGCCCTGCATGAATGCCATCCGCGAGGTTGCCGACAAGATCGAGGTACAGGTCGATCGCAGCCGCTGGCAGCTTCCAACCTACTCCGAGATGCTCTTCGAGCACTAA
- a CDS encoding Lrp/AsnC family transcriptional regulator, which yields MSGHLDLIDLKIIESLGGNGRIRLSELAEVVGLSIPSVSERLDKLQKNGIIKGFTMEVDERQLGFDIQAFVRVRVDSSKHYKSFVEHVMKEEEIMECYSVTGEGSHILKVMTHNTASLERFLSRIQSWPGVLGTNTSIVLSQLKKNNRICAEIVRNNLQDRQVLITFDEKKSKK from the coding sequence ATGTCCGGACACCTTGACCTCATCGATCTGAAGATCATCGAATCTCTTGGCGGCAACGGCCGGATACGGTTGAGTGAGTTGGCCGAGGTTGTCGGCCTGTCGATTCCATCGGTCAGCGAGCGGCTCGACAAATTGCAGAAGAACGGTATCATTAAGGGGTTCACGATGGAGGTCGATGAGCGTCAGCTCGGGTTCGACATCCAGGCGTTTGTGCGTGTCCGCGTCGATTCCTCGAAGCACTACAAGTCGTTCGTGGAGCATGTCATGAAAGAAGAGGAGATCATGGAGTGCTACTCCGTAACCGGAGAGGGCTCGCATATCCTCAAGGTTATGACGCACAACACAGCTTCCCTTGAGCGGTTCCTGTCGCGCATCCAGAGCTGGCCGGGAGTATTGGGTACCAATACGAGTATCGTTCTTTCGCAGTTGAAAAAGAATAACCGGATCTGCGCCGAGATTGTTCGCAACAATCTGCAGGACCGGCAGGTGCTGATTACCTTCGATGAAAAGAAATCGAAAAAATAG